The window ACTATGAATGCATATAGTATACCCACTGAGCACACTATATTCACCCATGGTGTATCTACTAAACCTATTATAAACACTCAGTGTATCCACTATGCACATTATTAGCACATAGAGTTTACTGAGCACCTTACAAAACATGAGAATATTCACACATGGTATACTCACTCTCCTATAGTATAGTCTCCTATATACATGTTAATACCCCAATATAAACCCTTGCTGCATGCCCAATAAGTACACAAATATTATACCCACAGTGTCTACCATATATTTTACCCACTCAGCTcaatataaacatacacacactgCATACCCACTGAGTCAACCAGTCACTCACCTGCAGTTTTGTACCTAAATCTCTGTCAGTCTCAGCTGTAAGTGCTGGCCGGGGTTTGTTTGCAGAAATTTTTCTTACGCTTTGTGATCATTCTGGTTGACTGCACATTGGATTGAGAACCAGCAACCATACAAAGTGTCAGCTATCAATGGGAAGgaccttaaagagaccctgtctatGTGTTATATGATCATATATTGTATTTAGGAGGTCATTCACCTGTAAAATCCTCCCTTGTGTAAACATCCAAAGCCCCAAGCTTGCTGATTGGCCGCGCCATCTTGGATGTCACTTAACTGGCACTCTGCATTCCTTCTTACTCCTCCCCCAGCTACTACATCATAGGTTGTGTTGGGAGGTGAGGGGCAGAGAGGAGCTGGGCCAGACTTTTCAGCAAGCCTGGAGGCACATTGTATCTTAAGCAAAAACTCTGCAAGCAATATACCTCCAATTATTGGTGACAAGACCACTTTATTTATCAGATTGTGAGGGGTTAGGTGATCCTTTGTCTTTAATGACGTGATCTGTTGATGTTTCCTCCATATTTCGGGTGCCTCCTCATGGCGTTTGCTTATTGCAGGTATGGATCTTCCAGAGATTCACGCATCACATGATTACATCTCCACCTATCAGGAAATCTTCCTGTCCCCTCCCCACATATCCCGAGACATCCAGCAACTGAAGTCATCCTCGTCCGGTCAGTACAGCCCACCGTGACTACCTGGAGGCAATCTATAGAGGTTGTCACCCTGAGACCACATTAAGACAATCTTCAGAGGTTGTCACTCCAGGAGCACCTGAGGATAATCTATGGACGTTGTCACCCTTAGACCACCTGAGGACAATCTTCAGAGGTTGTCACCCCAGGAGCACCTGAGGATAATCTTTAGACGTTGTCACCCTGAGACCACCTGAGGACAATCTTCAGAGGTTGTCACCCCAGGTGCACCTCAGGATAATCTATGGACGTTGTCACCCCAGGAAATGTACAATGTGTAGatttttattctctgtatttatttagatattacaaaatgttccaattttttgtatttttaatatctgAGTTTCATCTTTTGtgcaaaaatgttgcatattacaattaaattcattttacatattgaaGGCTACTGGAAATGTGAGGGGTGCGTGTCACTTTACTGCAAACATCCATATTGTGTATATAATCATTTCACAAGCCATTTGATCatatgatttaataaaatcacatgataaaaaatggaaatgtaatttccttGTAACCCCTCAACCCCGCACTCCTGTGATTGGCTAATTGCTATTACCCTAGGTCAGCACAGAGCTAACCGTTAAATAGCAGACATCCCCTGCAATCCTTACATTGAGGCCAATCAGGTGGTGTTAATGAAGCAGACCCTTCCACCTACTTGTAGCTTTGACCAAATAGTTGCCACTGATAATCTCCAGAACAAAAGGGGGTAAAATCTGTGATAAAGCTGCTGAAATCTTTGCTATATTTTACGTAATGACCACACCCAGGAATGGGCCAATTACAATAATCCAAATAAATCCAAACCTTTTTACAATATTAAgttttgttataaaatgtatcaGATACACAAACATTTCTGATTTTCTATGAGCAGATTGTTTCCTGCCCCGCCATGGTATCGGCTTGTAGGGTAAATAACCCCACATTtgtctacaaaaaagaaaatcgttataaataaatgttcagaatgtaaaAACATCGATAATCAGAATTCCGTCTTCCCGTCTTCTATACTTTGTTGTCTTTTCTTGtcatttctgcaaaaaataagAATTTCAGTCATTTCTCCATCTGTGATAACCCCCAACCCTTCCTCTTTCTACCCCTCCACAACTTTTTCTAGCATTCTATTTTGCATTCTACATTAATTTTGTTAAATTACTCCCTGTGATGTGATCACCAAGTTTGTAAAAAATCAGGGGCAGCTCCTGGGCGGTACATTCCTAATGGTGTAGCCACACCCCCTCCCAAATGCACACCCCCGAGGAGTCTTTTACCTACACAGCTTTTTGGGAGTCAATCCAGCAGCATTGCTTGTGGATAGGCAGATTACTATAGTCAagcaggcagggctgacaacgcTGGTTGGGATTTTAAGGCAGAAATGTAACCAGTGCTGAGAATTACACAGCTTTGCCTCATAGCACAGCCCTGTCTATCAGAGACCATTACCATTAGGTAACAGTCACAGGTCTTGCCCCACTCACAAGTAGAAGAAGCATGAACTTTGTCATTCTGCTCTTACTTCCTATTTGCTTTCCTCTTGCTAGCACATTGGAACCAaaacacaactgattggctccttgtgctgcttttcctcccattctaagctctgctgtacaaagATTGCATAAGTCAGATGTTGGTGTATTCTAACTGATGGACTTAGGAAGGATTGATCTTACCAATATTTTCCACTTTGGATAGTGGCTGGACCTCATTGCCCCCTGTGACTCCATCATACCCCGATGTAAAAAAGGCTTCGCTGTCTTCCTCCATGCCCACCAGCAGCGTCATGAAGTCCACCACCGTGTCAATGTTCTCCCGGTTCCTGGTCATATTCTTGAGCGTGCAGAGAACGCTGAGGCGGCTGAAGGATTTGAGCTCGCAGATATTGGCCCGAAGGAACAGAATGATGATGTTGAGGTCATTGATGGGGCAACCCAACATCTTCCTACTCAGGAGGTCGAAGGCCGGGAGCATTTCATAAACATTCAGGAACTGCTTGTCCCAGTGGAAGAGCTTACTCAGGTTGTACAGGATGACCGGCACCAAGAGGATGTAGACCACGGCATTGACCACGCTGATGATCTGGAAGATGGTCAGCGATATCAGTTTACATTTGACGAagatggaggaggaggacgtgtccgaGACCAGGAAACCCTGCTTGACATGGCAGTTGAACTCATCCTGATAGAAGACGCTGAGGTGGAAGAAGCCCAGGTAGAAGCAGGTGAAGAGGatgaggagaaggaggaggatgTTCCGGAAGAGGTAGGTGAATGCGATGAAGTGTGAGCGCTGTTTGGCAGTCAGGTAACGCTCCAATAGGGGATATTCAAAGTAACGCACATGGCGGGCACTGGAAATGTCAAACAGAAAAATGATTGGTATGGGGTATAAAATTGGAGTTCTGGGGTGATGTGCACCAAGAGTCCCCATTTAGGAGTTCTTCATATACAGTCAGGGCAACCTTACTTGGCACCAATGCATTGTATGGGAGTGTACCTacctgtctgtatgtgtctggtACTGGCAACAGATATTATTAGAGACAGTTTTAGACTTTTTTCTGCCCTAGGCAAACATTAGGAAGACCCTACCTCTCCCAGGGTATAAAACAGAGGCAGGTACCTCTCGTAATAGACCACATATGTAGACCCCAGTAAAAAATGCCCAGTGCAAATCTTAAGGCAGACCTCAATATAGACCCCCAGTGACAGTCCCCAAGGCAGATCCTAATATAGACCCCCCAGTGACAGTCCTTAAAGCAGATCCTAATATAGACCCCAGTGACAGTCCCCAACGCAGATCTCAATATAGACCCCCAGTGACAGTCCCCAAGGCAGACCTTAATATAGACCCCCAGTGACAGTCCCCAAGGCAGACCTTAATATAGACCCCCAGTGACCCAGTGACAGTCCCCAAGGCAGATCCTAATATAGACCCCCAGTGACAGTCCCCAAGGCAGATCCTaatacagacccccagtgacagtcCCCAAGGAAGACTTGCATACAGACCCCCAGTGGCTGACCCCAAAGCAGACCTCAATTTCAGACCCCCACTGACAGACCTCAATGCTGACCCCAAGgcagacatttttattatccCTCTGCaaatatgatattatttattcatcctataatatatttatatgacatATAAGGATATGAGTGCAGGCAGCACCTTTTTAGCTCCTCCCAGAACAGCTGTGGGTCGGGACAGTTCCTGTGAGTCTTCACCAAGTGCTGGACCAGCTTGATGGACCGATTGTAGGATTTGTCCAATTCATCGATAATGAAGAGGAGATCGGTGTACAGCGCAGACCTGGAGATGTACTTCCATAGGACGACCGGAATGTACATTGCGATGGCGACAACTGTCAGCGTGAAGGGGAACACCTGTGAAGTGACAGGATCTGGTGAATGTTATAACAATCTCATTTTTCTGTTGGGGGTTTCCTTTATTGGCAGCATTTCCTGGACAGCATTAGCAGCTCACTGATTTATTTATAAGTTGCCCCTTTGGCTGCTTGAGTACTTTgcccactttaaaatgtttggctGGAGAATTGCTTAAAAAGCCCCAAAATTAAATGGAGGATGTGTAGAATAAAAAGGTGTGTGCACCTTTATACAGGGCGATATCTGCCTGGTACGGGCTTCAATCTGCAAGTAAAAGTGATCAGGCGGCTCTACAGCCATCAAACACAGCTGTGAGACtgaaaagagaaactaaacttaGCTTAACCCATTTATAGCTATGATACATTGACAGAGAAAAGGTTAAAGGGGCATTTCCCCCAAAAGTCATATTTAAGTTATGGCTGTACCCTGGTGGGCTGATCTAGACCCCCGGCTTCTTTATCTTGGAAATGCAGTTTGTTCTTCTTGCCATAAATTCTAACAGCAAACCTGGCATATGTGGATAGGAATGGCCTgctctgtgttctccccagaattgttttttaaagctgggtgagataaaaattgtaggtgggtggcagcctctgtatttttcggtggttgctgaaaagtgccgggtggtgcgcccagttatAAGAAgccggggagatcactgctgTTAGAATCAGCCCGGCTTCTCTGCTGTAAGAGAAATGATGGAAGGAAGGACGGTGTCTGGTTCAAAAGTTTGCAATGCATTGTGGTGCAGAATTAGCCCCCTTCCTTTTCAGATTTGCCCCTTACCTTGTGGATCCACAGGGAGGTGACGATGTGACTGCCGCCTTCGGTGAAGTCGTGATGCGTCAGGGACTGCCAGCAGTGCTTATCTACAAACTTTACTTGCTTCTCGGTGAAGTTATTTGGGGGGAAGCAAAGTATCTGTGAACCTGGAAGAGATGGAAGATTTCAGGACGATATAACGGACTAAATATGGGGCCGAGACCCCCTAATGTCTGCGTTCACCTCTGCTCATGGGTGCTGCACTGCCCACACCCAGCCATGGACAGAATTCCTATAACTCCCCATGTCCGGGGAAGGAATTTTCCTGGTGACACCAAAATATGTTCAACTCTGGTTTCTTCTtgctaaaatatttcatattttgcaacattttattactaacttttttatttttaatagtcatCATTTATTTCCCCGCCCCCGCTGGGCTCTGTCTTACCTACCACCAACCTCTGTATATCCGGGGCAGGGTACAAGAAATCTTAATTATTAATGGAATTGtgtaaaattgaataaattaaaacctGCAAAGTATGAATGGAAAACCTAAAAAGCCCCGGACCTTCTGTGCACTGCGCAGCAACAGTAAAGCAGTAATTGCGGTGGGAAAACCGCATGGCTCCAGGCTGCTTCTAGGCCCAGCAGATTGCAGCGCAGGTCGATGTGTTTGCTTGGGTTGCGTGTGCATCTGGTGCAGTTCTTCCTTCGGAGGAGGAAAAGGAAGTCCGTTGCCATTTTCACCATTCTGCAACCCCACTGCATTGCAAACATTCCAACCGAATGGGGGCAGCTGGAAATGCGGCCAAGCATGCGGTACAATGCTTTGGAATACTGCAGGTCTGAAAGGGGTCCAATCACTGGAACAACGCAAACATGCAGCTAAGGCATTCAggtcaaaatattacattttgaatgatgccatagatgcagaaaaaaataccaaatagacataaatagaaataatgataCGTTTGTAGTAATGCCCAACATAAACCCGGCCTCCATCACTGCAGCGGGGGGACAGCTTGAGGCTGTGGGGGTGGGGACAGGGGagaagagaactcccctgtcacccCCCCATAGATCTGGCTCCTCCCTAAAGGTCCCTCCTCTGCCAATCATTTTCCAAATCTGGGATTTATGACATCATAGGGAGttaattttcatataatttaagTATAATGTAAAGATTAATGGACTGTGCTGGGGGAGGGGAAATAACTTTATCCTGGAGctcattttcattatttggtCTGTTCCAGATTTTAAATAATTCTCCTTGGATTCATCCATAGCCCAGATTCTCCTTTTAGTTTTTACATGCTGATATTAAATTATTAGCATTTTACACTCATTATGAGCCtgtgaagaggacctgtcatcacatatacattttatattacatgcaCGATGCTAAATATGCTTCCTCCCTCCATAAGGACAGCACCATATTTTTTCATGCATCAATCAGCATCACTCTCTACTTGATGCAGCACAGGGATAACATAATCATGTAAATCTGGATGTCTGATTCTGGTCACAAAAATCTGATCAGCCCCTGTTGTAGCCTCGGGGCATTATaatattgcagtctgatcactgggggaaagGAGAGTGAGGAAATGttcctcctacctgcagcagactgaagacgccttgatttattaaagctttccaaggctggagaggatacacttttatcagtgaacccgggtgatccagcaaacctggaatggatttcttaaaagtcattagctatttgttagcaaatgttttcaattctgaaccagatccattccaggtttgctggatcacccaacttcaccgataaaagtgtatcctctccagccttggagtgctttaataaatcagagccatggCAAAGTGATTTTTTGGAGCTATAGGAAGACTTTTTAATTTACTTCTTACACAGGTCACCTACCTGAGGACATTTCCCGGGCAAACGTCAAAGAAACCAGCAACAGGGGCAGACCGACCGTCACCATCCTTATAATACGATCCAGAGGTAGCTCCAATCGCAGGGCTTTCTTATTGGGCGGCTGGTCGGGCAGCAATGCATCCGATAGCATATACTCCGCAGCTCTGTGTGCGATCGACATGTTGCCTCTAATATTCCCAACGGGAAAAATAAAATCTCCCCTTTAGCAGAATCTGCGTCCCCCTTCCAGCTCACAGGACCCTCCAGAATGACAGCGCCCGGCTCCTTCAGCTTAAATACCCCCCTCATTTCCTGccaaaaataaaaccctttattCCCTATGAGAGGGCAGAAATAGACAGCGCGCTCCCCAGCCATTGGCAGGCTGTAATTTGGTGACCACAACCTTGTAACGCCGCACTTTGTCAGCCCGAAAAGACAGAATATTTGTGGTGGGGGCCGATGTACcagcaggattttaaaggaaacGTTACAATTAGGGAAGCGCGATTTTCCCAGCTGCTTCTATATAAAGCCAGCTGAGgttttatgttctttattaattatttctGCAAACAAAGTGCCGACTTTGTGTCAAAACTTCGACCAGAAAACGGGTTcgtgtgatttgttttatttttaagacagaAGAGAATATGATATGATGGTAAGTTTCTTTAACACAGGAGCGCTGTACAGACAGAGGAGGGGAGAGGATGAGACGTCTCGCTGCGTCCTCCCCAATAGTAAACTATAGAAGTCATTACCATCTGTCAATAAGCCATCCTTATTTAATGCACACCACtacgtaataggttggcgctacatactgtttaataatataaatattaggtgTTTTTGAATCTGGCATATTGttgaaaattaaggaaaattaaCCTCTTCCCATACATAATTTTGGATACTCTgaaaaacattcagttttttttctttgaatttatcTGCTTGGAAGTATTTTAGCACATCGTGGGTTAAACAACCCAGGCGACTGTTTCTTGCATCTGGGGTTTGATAGCGATATCG of the Pyxicephalus adspersus chromosome 11, UCB_Pads_2.0, whole genome shotgun sequence genome contains:
- the PANX3 gene encoding pannexin-3, with the protein product MSIAHRAAEYMLSDALLPDQPPNKKALRLELPLDRIIRMVTVGLPLLLVSLTFAREMSSGSQILCFPPNNFTEKQVKFVDKHCWQSLTHHDFTEGGSHIVTSLWIHKVFPFTLTVVAIAMYIPVVLWKYISRSALYTDLLFIIDELDKSYNRSIKLVQHLVKTHRNCPDPQLFWEELKSARHVRYFEYPLLERYLTAKQRSHFIAFTYLFRNILLLLLILFTCFYLGFFHLSVFYQDEFNCHVKQGFLVSDTSSSSIFVKCKLISLTIFQIISVVNAVVYILLVPVILYNLSKLFHWDKQFLNVYEMLPAFDLLSRKMLGCPINDLNIIILFLRANICELKSFSRLSVLCTLKNMTRNRENIDTVVDFMTLLVGMEEDSEAFFTSGYDGVTGGNEVQPLSKVENIEMTRKDNKV